In Caldicellulosiruptor obsidiansis OB47, a single window of DNA contains:
- a CDS encoding TIGR02679 domain-containing protein produces the protein MSDKKLLQECIEYFSHKGFSRVLELIYDKYRSLGRFSGRVVLEKPDPVEKEMLSRYLGRIISGDKVVINVKEFAQKRFEQTKFSSLDFKDVLSHVLKKDVLTKKEEKESRQKQLSSFLEKLEKQLANGTDSECVFQAVKENFKWFEGYFKKYSEEKLLSILSHSIKAAATKPEKIESLAVFATRIAHDPHFFDEDRDSGKIFLKILSLLKNVEYPKSSEEKAELLYMHNIVIDELSNWCLVYGIGAITENEKEDEALKIFALQKKPVILPLYTIKDYKQFFGYSNKIVVVENPAVFSMLMQACSDISLICTNGQLRLSTKILLESLCKGGFTIFYSGDFDPEGLLIADRIVQNYGAIPLCLDEESYLLSLSNNRISQKRLVMLRNVKSPELFDVCSKMKELKLSGYQERIVDRIVEKLKS, from the coding sequence ATGAGCGATAAAAAGCTTTTACAAGAGTGCATAGAATACTTTTCGCACAAGGGTTTTTCGCGTGTGCTGGAGCTCATATATGATAAATACAGATCACTTGGCAGGTTTTCAGGCAGGGTTGTGCTTGAAAAGCCAGATCCAGTTGAAAAAGAGATGCTTTCGCGATATCTTGGAAGAATTATAAGCGGTGATAAAGTAGTTATCAATGTAAAAGAGTTTGCGCAAAAGAGATTTGAGCAGACCAAATTTTCTTCGCTTGATTTTAAAGATGTGCTATCACACGTATTGAAAAAAGATGTTTTGACAAAAAAAGAAGAAAAAGAAAGCAGACAAAAGCAACTTTCAAGTTTTCTTGAAAAGTTAGAAAAACAGTTGGCAAACGGCACAGATAGTGAGTGTGTATTTCAAGCTGTAAAAGAAAATTTCAAATGGTTTGAAGGGTATTTTAAGAAATATTCTGAAGAAAAGCTTTTAAGTATTTTAAGCCATAGCATAAAAGCTGCCGCAACAAAGCCAGAAAAAATTGAAAGTCTTGCAGTGTTTGCAACCAGAATAGCACATGACCCCCACTTTTTTGACGAAGACCGCGACAGTGGCAAGATATTTTTGAAGATTTTAAGCCTGCTGAAAAATGTTGAATATCCAAAGTCTTCAGAAGAAAAAGCAGAGCTTTTGTACATGCACAACATTGTCATAGATGAGCTTTCAAACTGGTGTTTAGTGTATGGTATAGGTGCAATTACAGAAAACGAAAAAGAGGACGAAGCGCTCAAAATCTTTGCTTTGCAAAAAAAGCCGGTGATTCTGCCTCTTTATACCATTAAGGATTACAAGCAGTTTTTTGGATATTCAAATAAAATTGTGGTTGTAGAAAACCCTGCTGTGTTTTCAATGCTGATGCAAGCTTGCAGTGATATTTCTCTCATTTGTACAAACGGGCAGCTAAGACTTTCTACAAAGATTTTGCTTGAAAGTCTTTGTAAAGGAGGCTTTACTATATTTTATTCAGGTGACTTTGACCCTGAAGGACTCTTGATAGCGGATAGGATTGTTCAAAACTATGGTGCTATTCCCCTTTGCCTAGATGAAGAAAGTTATCTTTTGTCTTTGTCTAATAATAGAATTTCACAAAAGAGACTTGTGATGCTCCGAAACGTAAAGAGCCCAGAGCTTTTTGATGTATGCAGTAAAATGAAAGAATTAAAGCTTTCGGGGTATCAGGAAAGGATAGTTGATAGAATTGTTGAAAAGTTAAAAAGTTAA
- a CDS encoding TIGR02680 family protein, with amino-acid sequence MSKENRWVLSRAGVFNYWYYDEEYFDFYDGRMLIRGPNASGKSVTMQSFITLLLDGNYHPSRLDSFGSNARKLEDYVLGEQGPGQKNEAIAYLFLEFKRQNVFVSVGMGIRAKRGTSTDTWYFVLTDGRRFGIDIFFYEKIGDQKIPLTKKKFENLIGDGGKVFSSRKDYMEEVNKILFGFENIEDFENLIDLIVRIRTPKLSRDIKPDTVCRMLQESLPALSESDLRSLSDSIENMDKIQTELKNLEIIKDVLEKLKKVYDEYNQLLLAQSIFRVVESSKEYYSLKKELENTQTELEKNSKLKAQIEEKIEDLKKEQESLSFRLENIKESDVFKLQTELSTIEEELKNIESQKTKKISQLNAASQKLEKERQELKALEEDLEKCRKRIKDYIDEGKLLVEFIGFQRFLETLDMYLLQNGSLDILKEELSSFLSQVEIVLKNYEKLSEIKKDLDDLYRNLDRNRTEAQKVEEEIQNLLFQLEDVKNSLKNAISIYFEQNEVFKAQDEQKTVIFQAINSCEKKGDYGRIYSILDDIYNFHYLAISDTIRRLEFEIETLNSQIKAKKEEIEKIKSQKDDEIILSPQQKKVRDRLLQKGVPFIPFYMAVDFKDGVDERKKAIIEDALSSLGILNALIVPEKYKDVLSDLMDDEKEMILISKPAYFSHLLNQFLEVANFDGPIELKQEVAAVIDSIFATEKDDGIYICEDGRFGSGILKGRTTTCENARFIGIENRRRYRQMLISQLEDEIQKISLELEGKKQEKNVQKTLLEKLKEERNSFPSMVDLDTAFEMIEERENHKSKLQKEIEFLEKKIRELLGRENSLKHEISVIATKLSVTATRDNFLKLRQEAQKLERLLFVLEKETEMEKVVSNSATTKKKLILQIEESLQSLSLDLQNLKARWENLDVRRTEIVRRLSSDDAQKLFEEEKRAIQRLNSIPKEIEDFNKSLQETIAKISQLETLIEIKGLHLEKAKEEYSNSLEILKIELGFGFVFREENLEDEKRLLEFAKEKSSFASEFKSKDLNQVLQRLISAHYAAQVQLAEFGANLYLKEDDKTGYARYLWTAKKDGRLLSFYEFLEKIESEIIEKKNLITQQERELFEEVLIKDIGRRISSKIMLAQDWVKRMNALMDGMDLSGALKFRLSWEQKKQELEDELSTAELIGLMSKDLSIATDEDKQKVVRHFRARIERAKRLQDSPDSFRSLYEIMKEILDYRQWFEFRLYYQRGMENKRELTNNAYDKFSGGEKALSIYVPLLAALCAKYQSAASFAPRIIALDEAFAGVDENNIEKMFELIENLEFDYIMNSQILWGDYKTVPGLCIYELISDRSKGCVLKVKYIWNGYKKVLVEI; translated from the coding sequence ATGAGCAAGGAAAATAGATGGGTGCTCAGCAGAGCCGGAGTTTTCAACTACTGGTACTATGACGAGGAGTATTTTGATTTTTACGATGGCAGGATGCTTATTCGTGGTCCTAATGCTTCAGGCAAGTCTGTCACAATGCAAAGTTTTATTACTCTGCTTTTAGATGGCAACTATCATCCGTCACGACTTGACTCTTTCGGGTCAAATGCGCGAAAACTTGAAGATTATGTCCTTGGCGAGCAGGGACCAGGTCAGAAAAACGAGGCAATAGCCTATCTTTTTCTTGAGTTTAAAAGACAAAATGTATTTGTATCCGTAGGCATGGGAATAAGGGCAAAAAGAGGCACAAGCACTGATACGTGGTATTTTGTTCTAACAGACGGAAGAAGGTTTGGGATTGACATCTTCTTTTATGAAAAAATAGGCGACCAAAAAATTCCACTTACCAAGAAGAAGTTTGAAAACCTCATAGGAGACGGCGGCAAGGTATTTTCAAGCAGAAAGGATTATATGGAAGAAGTCAACAAAATTTTGTTCGGTTTTGAGAACATAGAAGACTTTGAGAATTTGATAGACTTGATTGTTCGAATAAGAACCCCAAAACTTTCGAGGGATATAAAACCTGACACTGTTTGCAGGATGCTGCAAGAGTCGCTTCCTGCCCTGTCTGAGTCAGACTTGCGTAGCCTTTCTGACTCCATAGAAAACATGGACAAGATTCAAACAGAGCTGAAAAATCTTGAAATTATAAAAGATGTGCTGGAAAAGTTAAAAAAGGTTTATGATGAGTACAACCAGCTGTTGCTTGCACAGAGTATATTTAGAGTGGTTGAGAGCAGCAAAGAGTACTATAGCCTCAAAAAAGAGCTTGAAAATACTCAAACTGAACTTGAAAAAAATAGTAAGTTGAAAGCTCAAATAGAAGAAAAAATAGAAGATCTTAAAAAAGAGCAAGAGTCTTTAAGTTTTAGGCTTGAAAACATAAAAGAAAGTGATGTGTTCAAGCTTCAGACAGAGCTTTCAACCATTGAAGAAGAGCTCAAAAACATCGAAAGCCAGAAAACCAAAAAGATTTCGCAGCTAAATGCAGCTTCTCAGAAGCTTGAAAAGGAAAGACAGGAATTAAAAGCTTTAGAAGAGGATTTGGAAAAGTGCAGAAAGAGAATAAAGGATTATATAGATGAAGGGAAGTTACTTGTTGAGTTCATAGGTTTTCAGAGATTCTTGGAAACGCTGGATATGTATCTTCTTCAAAACGGCAGTCTTGATATTTTAAAAGAGGAGCTTTCCTCTTTCTTATCTCAAGTTGAGATTGTTTTAAAAAACTATGAAAAGCTGAGTGAAATTAAGAAAGATTTAGATGATCTTTATAGAAATCTTGACCGCAACAGGACAGAAGCACAAAAAGTAGAAGAAGAAATTCAAAATCTTCTTTTTCAGCTTGAGGATGTAAAAAATAGCTTAAAGAACGCCATTTCCATCTACTTTGAGCAAAATGAGGTGTTTAAGGCTCAGGATGAACAAAAAACAGTGATATTCCAGGCGATAAATAGTTGTGAGAAAAAAGGAGATTATGGCAGAATATACTCAATCTTAGATGATATTTATAACTTTCATTACCTTGCTATCTCAGACACAATAAGAAGGCTTGAATTTGAGATAGAAACGTTAAATAGCCAAATTAAAGCTAAAAAAGAAGAGATTGAAAAAATTAAAAGCCAGAAGGATGACGAGATTATACTCTCGCCTCAGCAGAAGAAGGTAAGAGATAGGCTATTGCAAAAAGGGGTTCCATTTATTCCGTTTTATATGGCTGTGGATTTCAAAGATGGTGTGGATGAGAGAAAGAAAGCCATCATTGAAGATGCGCTGAGTTCCCTTGGGATTTTAAACGCCTTGATTGTCCCAGAAAAATACAAAGATGTTCTTTCAGATCTTATGGATGATGAAAAAGAAATGATTCTAATTTCAAAACCTGCGTATTTTTCGCATCTACTGAACCAGTTTTTAGAAGTTGCCAACTTTGATGGACCTATTGAGCTAAAACAGGAAGTGGCAGCTGTGATTGACAGTATCTTTGCCACCGAAAAAGACGATGGCATTTACATCTGCGAGGATGGAAGGTTTGGCAGCGGAATTTTAAAAGGTAGAACAACCACGTGCGAAAATGCAAGGTTTATTGGTATTGAAAATAGAAGAAGGTACAGGCAGATGCTCATATCACAGCTTGAAGACGAAATACAAAAGATTTCACTTGAATTAGAGGGCAAAAAGCAGGAGAAAAATGTACAGAAAACTTTGCTTGAAAAGCTAAAAGAGGAGAGAAACAGTTTTCCTTCAATGGTTGACCTTGACACTGCATTTGAGATGATTGAGGAGAGAGAAAACCACAAATCAAAACTTCAAAAAGAGATAGAGTTTTTAGAAAAGAAGATAAGAGAACTTTTGGGAAGAGAAAATAGTTTAAAGCATGAGATTTCTGTCATTGCAACAAAGCTTTCTGTCACGGCGACAAGAGACAACTTTTTGAAGCTCAGGCAAGAGGCACAAAAACTTGAAAGGTTGCTCTTTGTTCTGGAAAAAGAGACTGAGATGGAGAAAGTGGTTTCAAACTCTGCAACCACAAAGAAAAAGCTGATTTTACAGATAGAAGAAAGCCTGCAGAGCTTAAGTTTAGACCTTCAAAACTTGAAGGCAAGATGGGAAAACCTAGATGTAAGAAGAACTGAAATTGTAAGAAGACTTTCAAGCGACGATGCACAAAAACTTTTTGAAGAGGAAAAAAGAGCTATACAGCGTCTTAATAGTATTCCGAAAGAGATAGAAGATTTCAACAAAAGTCTGCAGGAAACAATTGCAAAAATATCACAGCTTGAGACTTTGATTGAGATAAAAGGCTTACACCTTGAAAAGGCTAAAGAAGAATATTCAAATAGCCTTGAGATACTAAAGATTGAACTTGGTTTTGGTTTTGTATTCCGAGAAGAAAACCTTGAAGATGAGAAAAGGCTTTTAGAGTTTGCAAAGGAAAAAAGTAGCTTTGCCAGTGAGTTTAAATCTAAGGATTTGAACCAGGTTTTGCAAAGGCTCATATCGGCACACTATGCGGCACAGGTGCAGCTTGCAGAGTTTGGAGCAAATCTTTATCTTAAAGAGGATGATAAAACTGGTTATGCAAGATATTTATGGACAGCAAAGAAGGATGGGCGACTGCTTTCGTTTTATGAGTTTTTGGAGAAAATAGAATCTGAAATAATCGAGAAGAAAAATCTTATCACCCAGCAGGAAAGAGAGCTTTTTGAAGAGGTTTTGATAAAAGACATAGGGCGAAGAATCTCAAGTAAGATAATGCTTGCTCAGGACTGGGTAAAGAGAATGAATGCGCTGATGGACGGCATGGACTTGTCAGGTGCTCTTAAGTTCAGACTTTCGTGGGAGCAGAAAAAGCAGGAACTTGAAGATGAGCTTTCAACTGCGGAGTTGATAGGACTCATGAGCAAAGACTTGTCTATTGCAACTGATGAAGACAAACAAAAGGTTGTGAGACACTTCAGGGCACGTATTGAAAGAGCAAAAAGACTTCAGGACTCACCCGACAGTTTTCGAAGTCTTTATGAGATAATGAAAGAGATTTTGGATTACAGGCAGTGGTTTGAGTTCAGGCTCTATTATCAAAGAGGTATGGAAAACAAAAGAGAGCTTACAAACAACGCATACGACAAGTTTTCTGGTGGCGAAAAAGCACTTTCCATTTATGTTCCACTTTTAGCAGCTCTTTGTGCAAAGTACCAGAGCGCTGCAAGTTTTGCACCGCGCATAATTGCGCTTGATGAGGCGTTTGCTGGCGTTGATGAGAACAACATTGAAAAGATGTTTGAACTTATTGAAAATCTTGAATTTGACTATATTATGAACTCTCAGATTCTGTGGGGAGATTACAAAACAGTGCCAGGTCTTTGCATTTATGAACTTATTTCAGACCGAAGCAAAGGCTGTGTTCTCAAAGTAAAATACATCTGGAACGGGTACAAGAAGGTGTTGGTGGAGATATGA
- a CDS encoding IS110 family RNA-guided transposase yields the protein MKYTQNEKILQVTEKTLVVGVDIAKERHVGRAFDFRGVELGKRIEFENRKEGMEKFLDWANKIMKANGKDNMIVGIEPTGHYWLCFEQYLRENGIKVVLVNPFHVKRSKELDDNTQTKSDIKDPKTIAMLVKDGRYTEPNIPEGIYAEMRVAMNIYERLQKQLNVLKNQIINWLDIYFPEFLEVFSDWEGKVALLTLKEMPLPSDVIEKEVEGIIEYWRDKVDKRAISRRRAMDLVETAKRSIGKKEGRKLARQEIKYLLEEYELLKKQVEEIEGEMAELLKDVPNGDRLLEIKGVGVKTAVGFISEVGDIRRYEDARQIQKLAGLNIIENSSGKYKGQTCISKRGRGRLRSSLFRAMITIVAKNEEFKQLHMYYTTRQNNPLKKKQSLIALCCKLIRIFYAILKKGIRYDGNKMLSDIKRETLARTA from the coding sequence TTGAAGTATACACAAAATGAAAAGATATTACAAGTAACAGAAAAAACTTTAGTTGTAGGAGTAGACATAGCGAAGGAAAGGCATGTTGGAAGAGCATTTGATTTTAGAGGAGTGGAGCTTGGCAAGAGAATAGAGTTTGAGAATAGAAAAGAAGGTATGGAAAAATTTTTGGATTGGGCAAATAAGATAATGAAAGCCAATGGCAAAGACAACATGATAGTTGGGATAGAACCTACAGGGCATTACTGGCTGTGCTTTGAGCAGTACTTAAGAGAGAATGGCATAAAAGTGGTTTTAGTGAATCCTTTTCACGTGAAGAGGAGCAAGGAGCTTGATGATAATACGCAAACAAAGAGCGATATAAAGGATCCGAAGACGATAGCGATGCTTGTGAAGGATGGAAGATACACAGAACCAAATATACCCGAGGGTATATATGCTGAGATGAGAGTAGCGATGAACATATATGAAAGGCTACAAAAACAGCTGAACGTTTTAAAAAATCAAATAATCAACTGGCTGGATATCTATTTTCCAGAGTTTTTAGAGGTATTTTCTGATTGGGAAGGCAAGGTAGCGCTATTGACCCTAAAAGAGATGCCATTGCCAAGTGATGTAATAGAAAAGGAAGTAGAAGGGATTATAGAGTACTGGCGTGACAAAGTAGATAAACGTGCGATTAGTCGCAGGAGGGCGATGGATTTAGTAGAGACTGCTAAAAGGAGTATAGGTAAAAAAGAAGGTAGAAAGCTGGCAAGACAAGAGATAAAATATTTGCTTGAAGAATATGAGCTTTTAAAGAAGCAGGTAGAAGAGATAGAAGGTGAGATGGCAGAGCTTTTGAAAGATGTGCCGAATGGTGATAGGCTGCTTGAAATAAAAGGTGTTGGTGTAAAAACAGCAGTTGGGTTTATTTCTGAGGTTGGAGATATAAGGAGGTATGAGGATGCGAGACAGATCCAGAAATTAGCTGGTCTTAATATAATTGAGAATAGTTCTGGCAAGTACAAGGGGCAGACATGTATAAGCAAAAGAGGGCGAGGGCGGCTTCGAAGTAGTTTGTTCAGGGCCATGATTACAATAGTAGCAAAGAATGAAGAATTTAAACAGCTGCACATGTATTACACAACGCGGCAGAACAATCCATTGAAGAAGAAGCAATCACTGATAGCGCTTTGCTGTAAGTTGATAAGGATATTTTATGCGATTTTGAAAAAAGGGATAAGGTATGATGGTAATAAGATGTTGAGCGATATAAAGAGAGAGACATTAGCAAGAACAGCGTAA
- a CDS encoding sensor histidine kinase, which produces MRRISFKLLIYTLILLFCMLALSFFLQGNIVTSGFKANLKNRIIQYAKDISDKYRNNLDYSSEADNIANIINGSVSIYDANGNLIESHGRFMFGRTRNIERQVILDVLSGKTIYRTDQKTFQGSTLITLGIPVINNNKIVGAIFIHTPLHDIQNDLQNVKNQIFMLFIIAILVSIIGAYVLSSLFTKPILKIIDAAKAITSGDYNIKIDIKNKDEIGELAKTITFMAQNLSKTEKLRRDFIANTTHELRTPLSIIKSYAEAIYDDILNKDQIKEYAYSIMVEADHLNNLINEILELSKLQSGTIQLNIQPINLKSLFNEIISEVNIIKGNRKFWLFEDDIVTKADSKLLKRAFSNIIINAVNHTNDTGNVYIKAEKENDFIKVSIKDDGEGIDEADLPYIFNRFYSKSAKKGIGGLGLAIAKEIIQMHNGEISVFSKKGEGAEFVVKLKY; this is translated from the coding sequence ATGAGAAGGATAAGTTTTAAACTATTGATTTATACACTTATTTTACTCTTCTGTATGTTAGCTTTAAGCTTTTTTCTTCAAGGAAATATTGTCACAAGTGGTTTTAAAGCTAATCTAAAAAATAGAATAATTCAATATGCAAAAGACATTTCTGATAAATACAGGAACAACCTTGATTATTCAAGCGAAGCAGACAATATCGCTAATATCATCAACGGAAGCGTATCAATATATGATGCAAACGGAAATTTGATAGAATCTCATGGCAGATTTATGTTTGGAAGAACAAGGAACATTGAAAGACAAGTAATTTTAGATGTATTATCAGGAAAAACTATCTATCGGACAGACCAAAAAACATTTCAAGGAAGTACATTAATTACATTAGGAATACCTGTAATTAACAATAACAAAATTGTAGGAGCAATATTTATCCATACACCTTTGCATGATATTCAAAATGACCTTCAGAATGTCAAGAATCAAATCTTTATGCTTTTTATTATTGCTATTTTGGTATCAATTATTGGTGCATATGTACTTAGCAGTTTATTTACAAAACCCATTCTTAAGATCATTGATGCTGCTAAAGCTATAACAAGTGGAGATTACAATATTAAAATTGATATTAAAAACAAAGACGAAATTGGTGAGCTTGCAAAAACAATCACATTTATGGCTCAAAATCTTTCTAAAACCGAAAAGCTAAGGAGGGACTTTATAGCAAATACAACTCATGAATTGAGAACTCCGCTGAGCATAATAAAAAGTTATGCTGAAGCTATATATGATGACATATTAAACAAAGACCAAATTAAAGAATATGCCTACTCAATCATGGTTGAGGCCGACCACCTAAATAATCTTATAAATGAAATTCTTGAGCTATCAAAACTACAATCTGGTACTATACAGTTGAATATACAACCTATAAACTTAAAAAGCCTTTTTAATGAAATTATCAGCGAAGTAAACATTATAAAAGGAAATAGGAAGTTTTGGCTTTTTGAAGATGATATCGTAACAAAAGCTGATAGCAAACTTCTAAAAAGGGCTTTTAGCAACATTATTATCAATGCTGTCAATCATACAAACGACACAGGAAACGTTTATATAAAAGCTGAAAAAGAAAATGACTTTATCAAAGTATCAATCAAAGATGATGGGGAAGGTATTGATGAAGCAGATTTGCCTTATATTTTCAATAGATTTTACAGCAAAAGTGCAAAAAAAGGAATAGGCGGGCTGGGCTTAGCAATAGCAAAAGAGATAATACAAATGCATAATGGTGAAATTAGTGTATTTAGTAAAAAAGGAGAAGGTGCTGAGTTTGTGGTAAAACTCAAATATTAA
- a CDS encoding DUF2680 domain-containing protein, with product MKRRIGFVVAVALLVLALNLAAFAATSVSNTNPASATNTTVLHMARGYGAQFMASIVAKLTGLTVDEVVYLRSQGQTFYQIALSKGVTAEKFKDAIYQEKVALVDQKVKDGVITKEQADAIKAQMKARIDSCNGQGYANRPQTGYGLFGGGNGQKQGIWQGRGIGYGRGMRGFVNGNSSNQSK from the coding sequence ATGAAAAGAAGAATAGGTTTTGTGGTAGCCGTGGCTTTATTAGTGCTTGCCCTGAACTTGGCTGCTTTTGCCGCAACAAGTGTTTCAAACACCAATCCAGCATCAGCAACTAATACCACAGTTTTGCACATGGCAAGAGGATATGGTGCTCAGTTTATGGCATCAATTGTAGCAAAGCTGACAGGCCTTACAGTTGATGAGGTTGTATATTTGAGGTCCCAAGGACAAACTTTCTACCAGATAGCTTTGTCAAAAGGTGTGACAGCTGAGAAGTTTAAGGATGCTATATATCAAGAAAAAGTTGCTTTAGTTGACCAAAAAGTAAAAGATGGCGTTATTACAAAAGAACAGGCTGATGCAATAAAAGCACAGATGAAAGCACGAATTGATAGCTGCAACGGACAGGGTTACGCAAACAGACCACAAACTGGGTATGGACTATTTGGTGGTGGAAATGGGCAAAAGCAGGGTATTTGGCAAGGCAGAGGTATTGGCTACGGCAGAGGTATGAGAGGTTTTGTAAATGGAAATTCTTCGAATCAATCAAAATAA
- a CDS encoding TIGR02678 family protein, whose amino-acid sequence MKSTLLKLLSNFWILKENDVESYYECKNIDKELKDFIVSKLGLKFYATSDMVRLEKVPLVPREYMGILDFEEPKDYVFFCLVLAFLEDKGKDTQFLLEDITQYIRSNFPGEEIDWTMYSDRRSLIRVLKFCEKMGLIKIDDGNQELFVERADVDVLYESTGLSKYFMRIFPKSLVEYSSVEEILNSEFEFTNGLSDQITDIKRIKAYRGLLIDGIVDFESEAPLYYIKKQKTTILQDLEKFVPELELHLFKSFAYLSVEGNYKYTYPDDSNLCDVLLLCSRELLERVEKGELRFLSAHEMLEISLDHFKLIVEDVKKKYGHFWNKEWREKSTEKIFEELLEFLQLHNFAKTNDDGYLVISPIFFRIVGEYQDYETNSQLSEKDNSNEKVFEDINVDGGFHFEDEQGK is encoded by the coding sequence ATGAAAAGTACTCTTTTGAAGCTACTTAGCAACTTTTGGATTTTGAAAGAAAATGACGTGGAAAGCTATTATGAGTGCAAAAACATTGACAAAGAGTTAAAAGACTTTATAGTTTCCAAGCTGGGACTGAAATTTTATGCCACATCTGACATGGTCAGACTTGAAAAGGTACCGCTTGTCCCAAGAGAGTACATGGGAATTTTGGACTTTGAAGAGCCGAAAGACTATGTATTCTTCTGTCTTGTTCTTGCGTTTTTAGAGGACAAGGGCAAAGACACTCAATTTTTGCTTGAGGATATCACGCAGTATATACGGTCGAATTTTCCTGGTGAGGAAATTGACTGGACTATGTATTCTGACAGAAGGTCACTTATTAGAGTGCTTAAATTTTGCGAAAAGATGGGACTTATCAAGATAGATGATGGCAATCAAGAGTTGTTTGTGGAAAGAGCTGATGTAGATGTACTTTATGAATCAACAGGGCTATCAAAGTACTTTATGAGGATATTTCCCAAAAGCCTTGTTGAGTATTCGTCAGTCGAAGAGATTTTAAATAGCGAGTTTGAGTTTACAAATGGACTTTCTGACCAAATCACTGATATAAAGAGAATAAAAGCCTACAGAGGGCTTTTGATAGATGGCATTGTAGATTTTGAGAGTGAAGCACCACTTTATTACATTAAAAAGCAAAAGACAACTATTTTACAGGACCTTGAAAAGTTTGTACCAGAGCTTGAGCTTCACCTGTTCAAGTCGTTTGCCTACCTTAGCGTTGAAGGTAACTACAAGTATACCTATCCTGACGATTCGAACCTGTGCGATGTGTTGCTTTTGTGCTCAAGAGAACTTCTTGAAAGGGTTGAAAAAGGAGAGCTAAGATTTTTGTCTGCACATGAGATGCTTGAAATTTCGCTTGACCATTTTAAGCTAATTGTGGAGGATGTCAAGAAAAAATACGGACATTTTTGGAACAAGGAGTGGAGGGAAAAATCAACAGAGAAAATATTTGAAGAACTTTTAGAGTTTTTGCAGCTTCACAATTTTGCAAAGACAAATGACGATGGATATCTTGTCATATCTCCTATTTTTTTTAGGATTGTTGGTGAATATCAGGATTATGAGACGAATAGTCAGCTTTCCGAAAAAGATAATAGTAATGAGAAAGTTTTTGAGGATATAAATGTAGATGGAGGTTTTCATTTTGAAGATGAGCAAGGAAAATAG
- a CDS encoding response regulator transcription factor, with protein MKILLIEDEEKLRKIMKLYLEKEGFEVEEASDGNEAIEKFQPSMYSVVILDVMLPQKDGWSVLREIRKKDDTPVIMLTARGEDDDKIFGFELGADDYVVKPVSPKEIVARVKAILKRTKKPSSNDILFIDKAAREVYVKGQKLNLTQKEYELLLYLYERQNIALSREQILNSVWGYEYYGDLRTVDTHIKNLREKLGELRDCIKTVRGYGYKFEVKK; from the coding sequence TTGAAGATATTGTTGATTGAAGATGAAGAAAAGCTAAGAAAAATAATGAAATTGTATCTTGAAAAAGAAGGATTTGAAGTAGAAGAAGCATCGGACGGAAACGAAGCAATCGAAAAATTTCAACCTTCAATGTACTCTGTTGTAATCTTAGATGTGATGTTACCCCAAAAAGATGGCTGGAGTGTGTTGAGAGAAATAAGGAAAAAAGACGATACGCCAGTTATTATGCTTACAGCCCGTGGAGAGGATGATGATAAGATATTCGGATTTGAACTTGGTGCTGATGACTATGTTGTAAAACCTGTCAGTCCCAAGGAGATTGTTGCACGTGTAAAGGCAATTTTAAAGAGAACCAAAAAGCCCAGTTCAAATGACATTTTGTTCATCGACAAAGCAGCACGAGAAGTATATGTAAAAGGTCAAAAATTAAATCTTACCCAAAAAGAATATGAACTTCTATTGTATTTATACGAAAGACAAAATATTGCTCTTTCAAGAGAACAGATTTTAAACAGTGTATGGGGCTACGAATATTACGGTGACCTCAGAACTGTGGATACACATATTAAAAACTTGCGCGAAAAACTTGGTGAACTCAGAGATTGTATAAAAACAGTAAGAGGATACGGATATAAATTTGAGGTGAAAAAATGA